One stretch of Euphorbia lathyris chromosome 7, ddEupLath1.1, whole genome shotgun sequence DNA includes these proteins:
- the LOC136201260 gene encoding uncharacterized protein, producing MAAEATTTKFQNPDFRPDFHPEVSVTAHDGLHFWQFMIAGSIAGSIEHMAMFPVDTIKTHMQALGSCPIKSVSVTHAFRSILQSEGPSALYRGIGAMGLGAGPAHAVYFSVYEVCKKRFSGDNPNNSLAHAMSGVCATVCSDAVLTPMDMVKQRLQLGNNAYRGVFDCVKRVLRDEGIGAFYASYRTTVLMNAPFTAVHFATYEAVKRGLMEISPESANDERLIVHATAGAAAGALAAAVTTPLDVVKTQLQCQGVCGCDRFKSGSIGDVFKVILKKDGYRGLMRGWIPRMLFHAPAAAICWSTYESAKNFFQERNASSNSGTLT from the exons ATGGCCGCAGAAGCCACCACCACGAAGTTTCAAAACCCTGATTTCCGGCCAGATTTTCACCCGGAGGTATCCGTAACCGCCCATGACGGTCTCCATTTTTGGCAATTCATGATCGCCGGTTCAATAGCTGGTTCAATTGAGCACATGGCCATGTTTCCCGTCGATACAATTAAAACCCATATGCAAGCCCTAGGTTCTTGCCCAATTAAATCCGTCAGTGTCACCCATGCCTTCCGCTCCATTCTCCAATCTGAAGGCCCCTCCGCCCTCTACCGTGGCATCGGCGCCATGGGTCTCGGCGCTGGTCCTGCCCACGCGGTGTATTTTTCGGTTTACGAAGTATGTAAGAAGCGGTTCTCCGGTGATAATCCGAACAATTCATTAGCTCACGCGATGTCTGGAGTGTGTGCGACGGTGTGCAGCGACGCCGTTTTGACACCTATGGATATGGTGAAGCAGAGATTACAATTGGGGAATAATGCGTATAGAGGAGTTTTTGATTGTGTGAAGAGGGTTTTGAGAGATGAAGGAATTGGTGCTTTTTATGCTTCTTATAGGACTACTGTTTTGATGAACGCACCTTTCACGGCTGTGCATTTTGCTACTTATGAGGCGGTGAAAAGAGGTTTGATGGAGATTTCGCCTGAGAGTGCTAATGACGAGAGGTTGATTGTTCATGCTACTGCAGGAGCGGCTGCTGGAGCATTGGCTGCTGCTGTTACTACTCCTCTTGATGTTGTTAAGACGCAATTGCAGTGTCAG GGTGTTTGTGGATGTGACAGATTCAAAAGTGGTTCAATTGGAGATGTATTTAAAGTAATATTGAAAAAAGATGGGTATAGAGGGCTGATGAGGGGTTGGATTCCAAGGATGCTTTTCCATGCACCGGCTGCTGCAATCTGCTGGTCAACATATGAATCCGCAAAAAACTTCTTTCAGGAACGCAACGCTAGTAGTAATAGTGGCACTTTAACATGA